From Sphingobium sp. RAC03, a single genomic window includes:
- a CDS encoding carbon-nitrogen hydrolase family protein, whose amino-acid sequence MRTALFQMTSGIDPAANAAAIVEIIARAKGEGADMLFTPEMAGYLDRDRVRAAATLRCQAEDGVLAAVRDAAAREGLWVHIGSLPLKNERADGRWANRSFLIDDTGAIRATYDKIHLFDVDLATGESWRESSVYGPGEQVVAADTPWGRMGFSICYDMRFPDLYRALTNAGATILLAPAAFTVPTGQAHWHVLLRARAIEAGCFLIATAQVGDHPDGRTTYGHSLVVDPWGDVLRDMGETAGLALVDLDLSRIEAVRERVPAIANRRPIPAQVTLA is encoded by the coding sequence ATGCGCACCGCGCTGTTCCAGATGACCAGCGGGATCGACCCCGCCGCCAATGCCGCCGCGATTGTGGAGATCATCGCGCGCGCCAAGGGCGAGGGGGCAGACATGCTCTTCACGCCCGAAATGGCCGGCTATCTGGATCGGGACCGGGTGCGCGCGGCGGCGACCTTGCGTTGCCAAGCGGAAGATGGCGTGCTGGCGGCGGTGCGGGATGCGGCGGCGCGCGAAGGGTTGTGGGTGCATATCGGCTCGCTGCCCCTCAAAAATGAGCGCGCCGACGGTCGCTGGGCCAATCGCAGTTTCCTGATCGACGATACAGGCGCGATCCGCGCAACCTATGACAAGATCCATCTGTTCGATGTCGATCTGGCAACAGGCGAAAGCTGGCGCGAATCGTCGGTCTATGGACCGGGGGAGCAGGTGGTTGCGGCCGATACACCCTGGGGCCGGATGGGCTTTTCGATCTGCTACGACATGCGCTTCCCGGACCTGTATCGTGCGCTCACCAATGCTGGGGCAACGATCCTGTTGGCCCCGGCCGCCTTTACGGTGCCGACGGGACAGGCGCACTGGCATGTGCTGCTGCGTGCCCGCGCGATCGAAGCGGGCTGCTTCCTGATCGCGACGGCGCAGGTGGGGGACCATCCGGACGGCCGGACGACCTATGGCCATAGTCTGGTGGTCGATCCATGGGGCGATGTGCTGCGCGACATGGGCGAGACGGCCGGGCTGGCGCTCGTCGATCTCGACCTGTCACGGATAGAGGCTGTGCGGGAGCGCGTGCCCGCCATTGCCAACCGCCGCCCGATCCCGGCGCAGGTGACGCTCGCATGA
- a CDS encoding ComF family protein, protein MMSVLPLLKGAIRPLVDYALPPRCPGCGAIVQEDFAFCLDCWGGMELLGEPCCARCGLPFPHDMGDGAECARCLADPPPFDSARAVLAYGDVARTVALRLKYGRRIGLARLIARQMVRHVPDSGGDPPLIVPVPLHRWRLWGRGFNQSALIADHLGRLTGLRVEKHLLLRTRRTQPLRGMNPAARAKTVRGAFALADGHEVKGRRILLIDDVHTSGATAGACARVLRRGGASHVRLLCWARALPRDAAD, encoded by the coding sequence ATGATGTCCGTCTTGCCGCTTCTCAAGGGCGCGATCCGTCCGCTGGTCGATTATGCGCTGCCACCGCGCTGTCCCGGTTGCGGCGCGATCGTGCAGGAGGATTTTGCTTTCTGCCTCGATTGCTGGGGCGGGATGGAATTGCTGGGCGAACCCTGTTGCGCGCGCTGCGGCCTGCCCTTTCCGCATGATATGGGGGATGGGGCGGAATGCGCGCGGTGCCTCGCCGATCCGCCGCCCTTCGACAGCGCGCGGGCGGTGCTGGCCTATGGCGACGTTGCGCGCACCGTTGCGCTGCGGCTCAAATATGGGCGGCGGATCGGCTTGGCGCGGCTGATCGCGCGGCAGATGGTGCGGCATGTGCCTGATAGCGGCGGCGATCCGCCGCTGATCGTGCCGGTGCCGCTGCATCGCTGGCGATTATGGGGGCGGGGGTTCAACCAGTCAGCGCTGATCGCCGATCATCTCGGTCGCCTGACCGGGTTGCGGGTCGAAAAACATCTGTTGCTGCGGACCCGTCGGACCCAGCCCTTGCGGGGCATGAACCCGGCGGCGCGGGCGAAGACAGTGCGCGGTGCCTTTGCGCTGGCGGATGGGCATGAGGTGAAGGGGCGGCGTATCTTGTTGATCGACGATGTTCACACCAGCGGCGCAACAGCCGGAGCCTGCGCAAGGGTTTTGCGCCGTGGCGGGGCGAGTCATGTGCGTTTATTGTGCTGGGCACGGGCCTTGCCGCGCGACGCTGCGGATTGA
- a CDS encoding magnesium and cobalt transport protein CorA, with amino-acid sequence MTVIAAYLYRNGRRVRPVTIDERIDCAHDKSEFVWIGMAEPTIAEMETLRRSYDLHPLAIEDAIKANQLPKVDIYGDQLFVVARTAHVEERSICYGETAIFVGHSHIISVRHGSARAHHMLRQELEAVPDRLAQGVDYVLHAVLDFIVDGYLPVIEGVEDEVLAMEQQTVDQFLGREDITRIFNLRRQVMRFQRILTPMHEVANKFVKLDLPCIDAEARPYFSDVRDHVRRVQTMVDDLREILMSVFEFSNLLEQQRTGAITRQLAAWAAILAVPTAIAGIYGMNFDNMPELRTRYGYFVVLGVITIICSLLYARFRKLKWL; translated from the coding sequence ATGACCGTCATCGCCGCCTATCTCTATCGCAATGGCCGCCGCGTCAGGCCGGTGACGATCGACGAGCGGATCGACTGCGCGCATGACAAATCCGAATTCGTCTGGATCGGCATGGCTGAACCGACGATCGCGGAAATGGAGACCCTGCGGCGCAGCTACGACCTGCACCCGCTGGCGATCGAAGACGCCATCAAGGCCAATCAGCTGCCCAAAGTCGATATTTATGGCGATCAGTTGTTCGTCGTCGCACGTACCGCTCATGTCGAAGAACGCAGCATCTGTTACGGCGAGACCGCGATCTTCGTCGGTCACAGCCATATCATCAGCGTACGTCATGGATCAGCTCGCGCGCATCATATGTTGCGGCAGGAACTGGAAGCCGTGCCGGATCGACTGGCGCAAGGCGTGGACTATGTGCTGCATGCCGTCCTCGATTTCATCGTCGATGGCTATCTGCCCGTCATCGAGGGCGTGGAGGACGAAGTGCTGGCGATGGAGCAACAGACCGTCGATCAGTTCCTGGGGCGGGAAGACATCACCCGGATATTCAATCTACGCAGGCAGGTGATGCGTTTCCAGCGTATCCTGACGCCGATGCATGAAGTCGCCAACAAGTTCGTCAAACTGGACCTCCCCTGCATCGACGCGGAGGCAAGGCCCTATTTCAGCGACGTGCGCGATCATGTCCGCCGGGTCCAGACCATGGTCGATGATCTGCGCGAGATATTGATGTCCGTATTCGAATTCAGCAACCTGCTCGAACAGCAGCGGACCGGCGCTATCACCCGCCAGTTGGCCGCCTGGGCCGCGATCCTGGCGGTGCCGACCGCGATCGCGGGCATATATGGCATGAATTTCGACAATATGCCCGAACTGCGGACGCGCTACGGCTATTTCGTCGTGTTGGGCGTGATCACGATCATCTGCAGCCTACTCTATGCCCGCTTCCGCAAGCTCAAATGGCTGTAG
- a CDS encoding response regulator has protein sequence MTPPLILVTETEAAQQQAVRTHLEETGFRVVPSGGAAQIFQALATMPVGVIVLDAALRGADGMDLCRDVRARSEVPVILVGANSSEVDRVVALELGADDYINKPYSARELAARLRAVLRRGRGERAIGLPRQSMAFFDGWTVDFSRRTLADPAGATVGLTAAEFALLGVLLDHPQIVLTRARLMELAGVRDAPSSDRSIDVLVSRLRRKLQWGNEPAPIVTVRRAGYMFSAAVERR, from the coding sequence ATGACCCCGCCGCTCATCCTGGTGACGGAAACGGAAGCCGCGCAGCAGCAAGCGGTCCGCACGCATCTGGAGGAAACCGGCTTCAGAGTTGTGCCAAGCGGTGGTGCAGCCCAGATTTTTCAGGCGCTGGCCACCATGCCCGTTGGCGTCATAGTGCTGGACGCCGCGCTTCGCGGCGCGGATGGCATGGACTTGTGCCGAGACGTGCGTGCGCGGAGCGAGGTGCCGGTGATCCTGGTGGGGGCCAATAGTTCGGAGGTCGATCGCGTTGTCGCATTGGAGCTTGGCGCGGACGACTATATCAACAAACCCTATTCCGCGCGTGAACTGGCTGCGCGCCTGCGTGCCGTCCTGCGGCGGGGGCGAGGCGAGCGCGCGATCGGCCTGCCGCGCCAATCCATGGCGTTCTTCGACGGATGGACCGTAGATTTTTCGCGCCGGACGCTGGCTGATCCGGCGGGCGCGACTGTTGGTCTGACGGCGGCCGAGTTTGCGTTGCTTGGCGTATTGCTTGATCATCCGCAAATCGTGCTCACGCGCGCGCGACTGATGGAGTTGGCAGGTGTGCGCGACGCGCCATCGTCCGATCGCAGCATCGACGTGCTGGTCAGCCGTTTGCGTCGAAAGCTGCAATGGGGCAACGAACCTGCCCCAATTGTTACCGTAAGACGTGCAGGCTATATGTTCAGCGCGGCGGTAGAGCGACGCTGA
- a CDS encoding DUF1178 family protein encodes MIVFDLKCEGQGHIFEAWFGSSNDYADQQARGLIACPLCGDARVMKAVMAPAVAAKGNSRAVVPRPDATTPVVANGGDEAKMRALVDALAQAQSKALEGSTWVGRGFAEQARAMHYGEQDRASIHGEVAPQEAKALIAEGVEVAPLPFPVIPPEAKN; translated from the coding sequence ATGATCGTGTTCGACCTCAAATGCGAAGGGCAGGGCCACATATTCGAAGCCTGGTTCGGCTCCAGCAACGACTATGCCGACCAGCAAGCGCGAGGCCTGATTGCCTGTCCGCTCTGCGGTGACGCGCGCGTGATGAAAGCGGTGATGGCCCCTGCCGTCGCGGCCAAGGGCAATAGCCGCGCAGTGGTGCCACGCCCAGACGCCACGACCCCGGTGGTGGCCAATGGCGGCGACGAGGCGAAGATGCGGGCGCTGGTCGATGCACTGGCACAGGCGCAGAGCAAGGCGCTGGAGGGATCGACCTGGGTCGGGCGCGGCTTTGCCGAACAGGCCCGCGCCATGCATTATGGCGAGCAGGATCGCGCCAGCATCCATGGCGAAGTCGCGCCGCAGGAGGCCAAGGCGCTGATCGCCGAGGGGGTCGAAGTCGCGCCCTTACCTTTCCCGGTTATCCCGCCCGAAGCGAAGAATTGA
- a CDS encoding carbonic anhydrase: MNELLGRVFSFEKHVFPNESALYNRLASDGQSPKALMISCADSRIVPEHIMQAQPGDLFVCRNAGNIVPPHATQNGGVTSTVEYAVMVLGVRDIIVCGHSDCGAMKAMSTNADLSKMPNVAAWLRHAHAAQQVCSESYPDTLTDAEKLRNMALENVVVQLAHLRTHPSVASGIARGDIALHGWYVDIHAGQVLGLDGDTGRFMPLRENQPMPIALPHARRLAGDGEYALAAE; this comes from the coding sequence ATGAACGAGCTTCTAGGCCGCGTCTTCAGCTTCGAAAAGCATGTGTTTCCCAATGAAAGCGCGCTTTACAATCGGCTGGCCAGCGATGGGCAGAGCCCCAAGGCGCTGATGATCTCCTGCGCCGACTCGCGGATCGTGCCCGAACATATCATGCAGGCACAGCCGGGCGATCTGTTCGTCTGCCGCAATGCTGGCAACATCGTGCCGCCGCATGCGACGCAGAATGGCGGCGTTACCTCCACCGTCGAATATGCGGTGATGGTGTTGGGCGTGCGTGACATCATCGTATGTGGCCACAGCGACTGCGGCGCTATGAAGGCGATGTCGACCAATGCTGACCTCTCCAAAATGCCCAACGTGGCGGCTTGGTTGCGTCATGCCCATGCCGCGCAGCAGGTTTGCAGCGAAAGCTATCCCGACACGCTGACCGACGCGGAAAAGTTGCGTAACATGGCGCTGGAAAATGTCGTCGTCCAGCTGGCCCATCTGCGCACCCATCCATCGGTCGCTTCGGGCATCGCGCGTGGCGATATTGCGCTGCACGGCTGGTATGTGGACATTCACGCCGGTCAGGTCTTGGGCCTCGACGGCGATACCGGCCGCTTCATGCCGCTCCGCGAGAATCAGCCCATGCCGATCGCGCTTCCCCACGCCCGCCGACTGGCTGGCGATGGCGAATATGCCCTGGCGGCGGAGTAA
- the grxC gene encoding glutaredoxin 3, whose amino-acid sequence MAKVEIYTKAFCGYCARAKALFRDKGVTFEEYDISMGGPKREEMLARSNGGVTVPQIFIDGAHIGGSDDMAALNRQGKLDALLGL is encoded by the coding sequence ATGGCGAAGGTCGAAATCTATACCAAGGCATTTTGCGGCTATTGCGCGCGCGCCAAGGCGTTGTTCCGCGACAAGGGCGTCACGTTCGAAGAATATGACATCAGCATGGGCGGTCCCAAGCGCGAGGAAATGCTAGCACGCAGCAATGGCGGGGTGACCGTGCCGCAAATCTTCATCGATGGCGCGCATATCGGCGGGAGCGACGACATGGCGGCGCTCAACCGGCAGGGCAAACTCGACGCCTTGCTCGGCCTCTGA
- a CDS encoding class I SAM-dependent methyltransferase, which translates to MTAPDIFDRSRRAQGRDRMISRFAHHDFLYRAMLEELLDRLADVQRDLPEALVIGCPDGSAKAALEAMGKRVACVDPGFVAARGANGVQADEDALPFADDSFDLIIACGTLDSVNDLPGALILMRRILRPDGLMLAAFTGAGSLPRLKAALLAGEGDRPGQHIHPQIDVRAAGDLLSRAGFAMPVADGETLVVRYGDMLRLMHDLRGMGAGNRLAEQPPLLNRETLARAGAHFAQAADADGRTAEQMAIVYLSGWKPDPSQAAPARRGSATMSLAAALKGKA; encoded by the coding sequence ATGACCGCCCCCGACATATTCGACCGATCGCGCCGCGCCCAGGGCCGCGACCGCATGATTTCCCGCTTTGCCCATCACGACTTTCTCTATCGCGCCATGCTGGAGGAATTGCTCGACCGGCTGGCCGACGTGCAGCGCGACCTGCCCGAAGCACTGGTGATCGGCTGCCCCGACGGCAGTGCTAAGGCGGCGCTGGAAGCGATGGGGAAGCGCGTTGCCTGCGTAGACCCCGGCTTCGTCGCCGCGCGCGGGGCAAACGGCGTGCAGGCCGACGAAGATGCCCTGCCCTTTGCCGATGACAGTTTCGACCTCATAATCGCCTGCGGCACGCTCGACAGCGTCAACGACCTGCCCGGCGCGCTGATCCTGATGCGGCGCATCCTGAGACCCGACGGACTGATGCTCGCCGCCTTCACGGGTGCGGGCAGCCTGCCAAGGCTCAAGGCCGCGCTGCTGGCGGGCGAAGGCGACCGGCCTGGCCAGCATATCCACCCCCAGATCGATGTCCGCGCGGCGGGCGACCTGCTCAGCAGAGCGGGCTTTGCGATGCCGGTCGCCGATGGCGAGACGCTGGTCGTGCGCTATGGCGACATGCTGCGGTTGATGCACGACCTGCGCGGCATGGGCGCGGGCAACCGACTGGCAGAGCAGCCACCGCTATTGAACCGCGAAACGCTGGCAAGAGCAGGCGCGCATTTCGCCCAAGCAGCGGACGCGGACGGGCGGACGGCGGAGCAGATGGCGATCGTCTATTTGTCCGGCTGGAAACCCGACCCCAGCCAGGCCGCCCCTGCCCGACGCGGCAGCGCCACCATGTCGCTCGCCGCCGCGCTCAAGGGCAAGGCCTGA